One genomic region from Doryrhamphus excisus isolate RoL2022-K1 chromosome 14, RoL_Dexc_1.0, whole genome shotgun sequence encodes:
- the ndufs5 gene encoding NADH dehydrogenase [ubiquinone] iron-sulfur protein 5, translated as MPFLDLQSRLGINMDQWLLLQSGEQPFKRASRCHAFEKEWVECSHGIGQTRAKKECQLEFEDFYECMHRQKLHQRLYAVRQQRDKMAKEGTYTPPPCHSAQS; from the exons ATGCCCTTCCTGGACCTGCAGTCGCGTCTGGGCATCAACATGGACCAATGGCTGCTGCTGCAGAGCGGCGAGCAGCCATTCAAGCGGGCGTCACGCTGCCACGCCTTCGAGAAGGAGTGGGTGGAATGCTCCCACGGCATCGGGCAGACCCGCGCCAAGAAGGAGTGCCAGCTGGAGTTTGAGGACTTCTACGAGTGCATGCACCGGCAGAAGCTA CACCAGCGTCTGTACGCCGTCCGCCAGCAGCGAGACAAGATGGCGAAGGAGGGCACCTACACGCCGCCTCCGTGCCACTCGGCCCAGTCCTAG